The Macaca nemestrina isolate mMacNem1 chromosome 15, mMacNem.hap1, whole genome shotgun sequence genome segment CACCATTCCTGTCAAAACCTTGGTAAAATTActagtttctccaattgtgtcctgttacagatgaaaacagattcttattgcactcatgcaaataactatattgccataagttaagaatactcacaaacagcttccaaattctggagaaattagagagaaaaaaatatgctccaaattttgttcataggagtatACTAAATTACTAAAAGCTGTtaatatctcaaaagaaaagttttcttgcctctgaaaaaacaaaggatcagcaatgttttaagcaaaaagtcaaaaagattatGTCAGTCTTTTATTAGTTCAGTCATGCAGTCAATTACTGTTCTGCTCGATACTCATGAATATTTTAGCTCTCCATGAGAGCTAAAGTAAAATGGTAGTATGagtgctattattttattttgtaaactctACACTTATGATATCTTGATTAATCAAATACTTACAAATGCcatttctacatatttttcaaagttttaatataatttctatACATAGCCTACATTTTTCATCTGTTCAAATACTCTTCCTCTGATCCTTATCTTTAATATTGCCTCTATATTTATTATGTCCCTAATAAGGTAGATACAAACATTTAGGTGCTGTTAGATTCTTGGGGAAGTTATTTTGTAATAGGTTTAATGTTCATCAATTCACTTGTATCAGATATGCCTATGCAATAGCTATAATCATATTTTGCTTCATATTTTCCCAAACAGGACATTCACTTCCCTCATTGTCATTTTGTAgactagaaaatttaaagaataatgtaacttcatttattaagtacttagaGAGTAATTTATTATATAGAGTACTGGCAATAAGGACAATTTGTTTCCTGGGGCAGAGTCATGGAATTACACTGTAATTCCTTATGTGTGACAACCAAATAtctaatttcttctatttttcacaGCTTCTATTTTTTATCCAGTATTTTGATAAACAACAATCTAATTCTCAAAATTACCTCATAACATGTTGATAAAGTTTACAAAAACACtgataaatgatatatatttaaatgtaggTCTAGGTCTATTTGCTGAACAATTATGCCAATTAAATTGGTTATTATAATATTTTCCACTGAAAAAAATATTCCCAGTTacttcttcccccttcccttcatgcacacacactgacaaAATGCTACAACCAATTTGACATTCACTTTGAGAGGTTTTGTCTACAAGCCCACTCCCAATTCCAAGTACATTAGGCCTTCCATATCCTTGGGTTCTGCATCAGTTGGTTTTCCAACCAACCAAcctcatataaaaatattttaaaaataataattccacaaaattccaaaaaacaaaacttgaatttGTCTTGTGCTGTGTACAAGGCAAGGTTGACTCCACATGAATAAGGTGATGTATAGGTATTGTATTAAGTATGatgagtaatctagagatgattttatgtaaaatcattttatataaaaactttgagcatccatggattttggtaccTGCAGTGTTTCTGGAATTATTCCCTGAGGAAGATGAAAAACTATATTCTTATCATTAGGCACGTGTGTGTTGGggagtgagagaaaaagaaaagaaacttgccTAAGTCAATTTAATACATGTATACACTTCAATTATGTTATGATCTAGAATCGTAGGAGAAAATCTTAGTGTCTGTGGCAGGTTAGGGACTAACTTGTTCATATTTCTCTTATGGCATAGCTAGTCTTTCCTTCAAAattactagaattttttttttctacaaagagACCAGTACTGCTTATTAGAATATCAGATGGAGATGGTTAATGGCACTCACATTTATTTACAAGGCCCATGCTGGGCAGGTTCTTCCATTATAAGTCATCCAATAAGCTACTGACTAGCCTATGTTGCCGACCTATCTGTGGTCTTTCCTAGTAGGAttataaaaaaacatttttttcctcatcctCACACCACCATGGAGAGCATTTTTATAAAGCACCTTGAGAATAACTAGTGCATTTAGGATATAGACAATAaatataagcattttaaaaagggTATTCCATTTTATTGACAAATTAAAGGTATTTATTTGGAATATAAAAATCAGAAGCTAAGTGAAAGCCAAAAATACAGTCACCGAGATGAAAGCAAcagataagaagaaaaaataggagGTGAGGATGTGCTTAAATAGCAGATGGACATAATGGACAAATTTTGCAAATAAACAAGGAAGACAGTGACAAGATTAATAGTCATTTTAATGTGAAAAAGTTTACACCAGTGTGAAATAACTTCAAGagaccataaaaaagaaaaacagaagaaaaataaacatatgataaaaagaaaacagcaatggTAGCTATATCCACCACATAGTATATGTTTCTTGCCATCTAGATCCCAGCAGGCCAAACAGAGTTACCTGGATGGCTGCATTGCAGAGGATGGGTCTTGGTACTCATAAGAAGAAGTCCTCACTGAGTGACCAAGACAGCTGATGGTCTGTCTGTGCAATAGAGACAGAAACAGTACTAATCACTAAGTTTCTTATGCCATCCTCCCTCCACTCCTATCACAGAGTGACTCTGAATAGAGCAAAGTGAATGAACAAGCAAATCTCAGGCACTCAGAACTGCTGGCTTTTCTCCCTAGGCTTCtgtcaagaaaataaattgtaaatatgtGCTGGACTTTATGTCACCTCTTTCCAGACAGCCCTTTGTACTCTGGTGTCCTTGTACTTCAGTTCACTAGGAATACGCCTAAGGTCTTCATTAACTCAAGCAACTTCTCACTTTGTTAGGCAGGCACCAGCCTCCTGCCCTGGTAACTGCATGCAGCATGTCTTTAGCTACCAGCTACTAAATGGCACTGCAGAGCCACAGCTACAGTGACCAACCTTGAAGAGCAGGTAACTTCCCTGGCTTCTAATCAACATCTCTTAGAAGCAACAGTGCCAGCAATAGAGCAAAACTTGTCTGCATGAAAGTGAAGGTGTACCTCAGATATTGCTGATTTCAGtacagaccaccacaataaagtgaatgtGCAAAAACTGAATACTACAATACAGCAAGTCATACATCTTTTGGTTTCACCGTggatataaaaattatctttatactATACTCTGGTCTATTAAATGTGCAATAAAATTAGATATAAAAAGGGGATGAttagatggctgaataggaacagctccagtctgcagctcccagtgtgaagGACACAGAAGACGGGATTTccgcatttccaactgaggtaagGGGTTCATCTTACGTGGCCTTGCCAGAcaagtgggtgcagcccacggagcatggcgaggcattgcctcacccgggaagtgcaagcggtcagggaattccctttcctagcaaagggaagccgtgacagataccacctggaaaatcgggacactcccaccctaatactgcgcttttccaacggccttagcaaagggcacaccaggagaGTATATCCTGCgactggcttggagggtcccacgcccacggagcctcgctCACTGCAGCAGTCTGCgattgaactgcaaggtggcggcgaggttgggggaggggtgcccgccattgctgaggtttgagtaggtaaacaaagccccctGGAAGCTCAAACTCGGTGGAGCCCACttcagctcaaggaggcctgcctgcctctgtagactccacctctacgggcagggcatagctgaataaAAGTCAGCAGAAACTtgtgcagacttaaatgtccctgtctgacagctttgaagagagtagtggttctcccagcactgagtttgagatctgagaacggacagactgcctccttcACTGGGTCCCTGACACCTCCCCTTcatgtaaatatttattccattaaTTCTGTCCCCCtagagagccctgactaatacatgGTGTTTGCAGTtttggaaaaattataaataatgctatttTGGAAATTACTGCACATGCGtatcagagaaaaatcaaaggaCAGATAGGTAGACAAAAatgcatacacaaacacacacatatgtgagATTGTTCATATATGAGTAGAATTTCTTGGTTATAGTATATGTGTACATTTAATTTAAGGAACACTTTCACAAGCTTTCACGAGTGATTGTACCAATTTACTCTATCACAGTTGATGAATAACATCTTAGATGGTCCAcatcttcaaatatttaataCTGTTTGTCACtgtcattcacttatttatttatttgcttgtttgtttcattttagccatttcatTGTGAATGTGGTAGACTATCATTGTGGcttctatttgcatttctctgaccatTTTGTAGGTTACcttgttgcttttttaaattgtgttttgctGATAAACAATGATGCTGAACATCTATCTCTGTGATTATTTGCcatcatatatattatttgatGAAGTATCTTGTTTCGTCTTTTTGATGAAtcattgttaaaaaaatttttttaattattaatttttaagggTTCTTTATATATCTCCTAGAtataagtcctttgtcagatatgtgtgTTGCAATTATTCACCGAGGACTTGGCtcacattttgttgttttaaacatcTTCCAcagacaaaatttttaattttgataaagtctaatTTGTCATTCAAAAAATTATGAATCATGTAAATTTATTGCTAAACCCAAGATCATGCAagttttcttgtgtgtttttttttctttctagaaatctTATAGTTAGTTTGTtggtttttggccgggcgcagtggctcaagcctgtaatcccagcactttgggaggccgagacgggcggatcacgaggtcaggagattgagaccatcctggctaacacggtgaaaccccgtctctactaaaaagtacaaaaaactagccgggcgaggtggcgggcgcctgtagtcccagctactcgggaggctgagccaggagaatggcgtaaacccgggaggcggagcttgcagtgagcagagatccggccaccgcactccagcctgggtgacagagcgagactccgtctcagaaaaaaaaaaaaaaaaaaaaaagatgttgaaagaacaaatattaaatcttaagacacatatggaaaacaatatggtagAACTTGGCAAAGTACAAGAATATAAATCAGAGCTAGATAAAAAGGCAATGCAggcaatagaaaaattagaagaaatccATTTACAGGTTAGTTTTTTAAATCAGGTAAGTTTATCTGTAAtgtgctttcatttatttcactgcAAACTGTATTTtggatatgtatatattgtgtttCTTCTGCCTCTCTTGTAGCAATTTGCTTTGTAGAGTTCTAGAAAGAAAATggcatctgttttttcttttaaacatttaaatttccaTTATTACTATAACAAGATCAATCTTTCAGAGTAATGATTCTCACTATGGTGTCATTTGATGATTAAGACCAGTTGGCATAAGAAAAAATTGTGATTTAGAAATTATGTGATACTTTTAAATTGGTCTTAAGCTACATTGTTCtttgatcactttttaaaattatgaatggaTTCTATTACTTCTTGTATGACCAGATTACATTAACAGTAACATAATTATGATTTCGAATTTGTATAAATCAGACTTAATTCTGAAATCAGTTATTAGTTTTTGGGATATTGCTGATAAATATGTTAAGctccagcctctttttttttttttttttttttgagacagagtcttgctctgtcacccaggctggggtgcagtggccagatctcagctcactgcaacctccgcctcccgggtttacgccattctcctgcctcagcctcccgagtagctgggactacaggcgcccgccacctcgcccggctagttttttgtagttttttagtagagatggggtttcaccatattagccaggatggtctcgatctcctgacctcgtgatccacccatcttggcctcccaaagtgctgggattacaggcttgagccaccgcgcccggcccagcctcttttttttaacatattcaaAATTGCTCTTTGAATCACTGACTCAAAATGAAAGGCAAAAAACATATGGTAATTAggttataattgttttaaaagtgtattcTTTTCATTCGTTTTAGACACAAGCACAACATGAAAAACAATTGGAGCAGTTAAGCAAGGATAACATGGCTTCACTAAATAAGAAGGAACTCACCCTTAAAGATGTGGAATGTAAATTCTCCGAAATGAAAACTGCTTATGAAGAGGTTACAACCGAATTGGAAGAATATAAGGAAGCCTTTGCAGCAGCATTGAAAGCTAACaattccatgtcaaaaaaaataacaaagtaagTCAAAACATGCAATCGTAGGAAATGAATTAAGCtcattaatttgttttgaaaacataatttttagtgAGATGGCTTCAGGAGATTAGTACGAAGTGAATGCTAATTTGATAatgtaattttggaaaataatgttaGTAAATAAtcttacctttaaaatattaGTCAAGGATAATGTCTGtcccatttctattttttatttttatttttttgcttttgtatgacttttttcctctgaaaactCTCATGTAGTTAATCTGATCTATTAGTTTTTGTCACTAAGTATTTTTGAAGCTTTATAATTCATAAAGCGATCTTGTTATAAAATTACTTGTCAGAGTTTCCCTAAATAGAAAGATTAatgagtttaatttatttttcggTAGATCACAACCTACACCCAAAGTGTCGAGTGGTACTGCTACTCTGGGCACAATcgtttttaattgtgatttttagTATTAGCAATAGAGGGTGTCTCAAGAAAGACTATTTGTGTAACATTTTCAAGGTGTTACAGAAAGGCATCCTTGTGAAATAGGGAATAATTATCAAGGAATTTAAAGAAGTGTAATTCACAAAGTGGTTAAAAAGTAACACCTTGTTCAGCCTGAAGATTTGTGTGGGAGGCAGAAAGAACAAGCCCGCTACTCCAGTGCCTTGGTCACGGTGCTGGGGGCTAATTGCCTTCAGCGCTGCTTTAGTTCTTTTTATTCCAAGCCACACCATCTGGTTCTCCCCAGGAGCTGTTGCTCTGAGTTCTTCCTCAGTGCCAAATGCTTAATTGTTCCCAGATAATGGGTGAAATGTGCAAGGGTGAAACCTAAAATTTCCTTACTAAACACAActattcctagattttttttttgttcattttagttttcttaacCTACCTCAAGgagtacaacatgatgttttgatataattATTTCCAGTGAAGTGGTTCTTATACTCCAACAAATCAACATATTCATTTTCCCACATAGTTACCCTTTAAATACAAGTATTTCTAATGGAATCTTTAGAATCTCACAAGTGGAGCCATTTTAGAAAGCAGCAAGTTTCACCTGGTGAGCCGTGCATCACTGACAGCCGTTTCTCTCCCCTGTCTACTTTGTTTGAACTGCTTGTTCAGTATAAATTACCTTAGAAACACGGGTGCTTCTTTAGAATGATTTTACAATTATAATTGCTTACAACAGGTATGCTGTCACACATCTTCGGTGTGAAAACACCATTTAGTGGGTACTTTGGTTTACTCTCAGGGCAACGTTTTAAAAACTGCAAGTCATTAAGAATCatttaaggaaaaatgaaatactaaGCATTTGTCTTTGCTACTTTACAGATCGAATAAGAAAATAGCAATGATCAGCGCCaagcttcttgtggagaaagagCGGATGAAACATTTTCTCAGCACTCTTCCTACAAGGCGAGACCCAGAGTCACCTTGTGTTGGAAATCTTACTAGTAGAGGACTCAACAGAAAATATGTTCCCCAAACGCCCATCAGAATTCCTACTTCAAACCCACAGACTTCAAATAACTGCAAGAACTACTTCACTGAGGTTAGTTATATGATCGTTTCTCTTTTGGCTTTCGTTTCTCTAATATAATTCCTCTTTGTAATTTGGTGAAATACTGAGTTGTTCTGTTGACTTATGCATGTTAACTAAACATCATAATTAGCTATGTTAACACAGAAAGGAAATGGgaactttacattttttaattcccTGGAGCTCTCATTTTCAAGAGATACCCATTTCCTAGCTTTATTCAATACATGTGACTAAACTGacacatttaaaatgtctttaaaagctGCATTTAAGTTAGGTTTTAGAAATTGCATGTTATTGCCTAATAACTGACGATATACCTTGAGATGCTTTGGCTTACTCTCTAATTCTAGTTTAGTTGCAGTGCATACtaccgcctttttttttttcttttcttttcttttcttttcttttttttaatacagtgtctcactctgttgtccaggctggagggtcatggcaccatctcggctcactgcaacctccacctctcaggttcaaacgattttcctgcctcagcctcctaagtagctgagactacaggcacccaccattacacccagctaatgtttgtatttttagtagagaaagggtttcaccctattggccaggctgttctcaaactcctgaccttgtcatctacctgcctcagcctcccaaaatgctgggattacaggcatgagctactgcgcccagcccatgtCACTTTTAAAGTTTGTTTGCAGCAGACaccacggtgactcatgcctgtaatcccagcacttttggaggctgaggcaggtgtgtcacaaggtcaggagttcaagaccagcctggccaagatggtgaaaccccatctctattaaagtacaaaaaaatattagccaggtggggagtgggcacctgtattcccagctactagggagtctgaggcagagacttgcttaaacctgggaggcagaggttgcagtgagtcgagatcacaccactgcactccagcctgggtgacagggcaagactccatcttgaaaataaaaacttttaagaaaagtttatttGCACCATCTCAACTCTTCCCACCCATAATCACAACTGAATGATTGGCATCCAAACACTTTACCACATATGGATGCTTATTATTTAGTAGAATCCAATTTAATTGCATTTTATGAATTAAACAAAACcctaaaatgttaatttccttttttatgttaAAAGCTTTGtgcttggccaggcgcggtggctcagacTTGTAGTCCCAAGGCCTAGAAGTTTGGGACGCTGAGACAGGTGGGACGCTGAgacaggtggaacacctgaggtcaggtgattgagaccagcctggccaacatgatgaaacccgtctctactaaaaatacaaaaattagcaaggcatgttggcaggcatgtgtaatctcagatactcgggagactgagggaggagaatcacttgaacccaggagacagaggttgcagtaagccaagatcataccactgcactatagcctgggtgatggagactatctcaaaaaaaaaaaaaaaaatcagtttgtgcCTTTCTTACATAAGTGTATGTCCTCtgactataaaaatcctggaagaaatcCTAGGAAATGCTCTCCTGGATATCATGCTTGTCAATTAATTTATGGCTAACtcctcaaaagcaactgcaaaaataacaaaattgacaagtgtgatctaattaagctaaagggcttctgcacagcgtGAGAAACTATCACTGGATTAAACAGATAGCctaaataatacaagaaaatattcacaaactatggaTACAGCAAATGCTTGTTATCCAGAATCCATAAGAGACTTAAACAAATCAAAAAGCGAAAAATAAATAACACCGTTAAAGCTGGGCAAGggccatgaacagacacttctcaaaataacatatgtaagtggccaacaaacacattaacaaatgcttaccattgataatcatcagagaaatgccaaataaaacatcagtgagataccatttcacaccagtcagaatgacttttgttaaaaagtaaaaacatatatatatacatacacacacacacacacacacatatatatatatatatatatatatgttgggGAGGCTATGAGGAAAGGAAacacacactgttggtggcaatataaattagttcagctgctatggagagcagtttggaaaTTAAGTACTAAGAATGACCGTTGGATGAAGCAACCTCATTACTCTACTAGGGGTATGCCTAAAGGACAATAAATCATTGTAACATAAAGATGCATGAAcatgtgtgttcattgcagcactattcaaaatagcaaagacgtggagtCAATCCAGGTGCATCCAAGGTAGATTGAAAATCCAAGCTAGATTGGAGAATtccatatatacaatggaatactttgcagccatgaaaagaacaaaatcaggccctttgcagcaacgtggatatGGCTGGAATCTACTACCCTActcaaactaacacagaaacagaaaccaaatatCTCCTGCTTTCACTGATGTGGGAGCTACACATTGGGTGCACATTATCATAAACatgggaataacagacactgaGAAATAAGAACGGGAGGGACAGAGTGGGCcaaggttgaaaaactacttattgggtcATATGCTCACTACTTGTGTGATGGGTTCAATTGTACTCCAAATCTTGGCATGCCTCAATATACCTTTGGAAAAAACCTCCACAGGTACCACCTTAATTGAGaatacaaactagaaaaaaaaattaataaaagaaaaatttaccatAAAAAAGTTTAGTATAAGTagagaacagaaatttctttttaagataaaaatttagTGGAGTAAAAAAACAGATTAAACTTTTATAAAGGGCAGAGTTCTGCTAAGAATTTCAAAGTAATGCATTCATTGTAAAagatgactttaattttttttttcttttttgagaaaaggtctcactctgctgccagtctggagtgcagtggtgcaatattggctcactgcaacctccaacccctggcttcaagcaattttcctgccttagcctcccaagtagctgggactacaggtgtgggccaccatgtctagctaatttttgtatgtttagtagagaccaggtttcctcatgttggccaggatggtctcgatcacctgacctcgtgatcttcccgccttggcctctccaagtgctgggattccaggcatgagccaccacacctggccattgtTTAACCTTTGTACTAATAAACACCACCTTTCTAAAATTATGTCTATGCAGTAGACCAATATTAACTGTATTTTTGTCTGATTACTCTAAGCAGCATTACACAGATACATCCTCTATTATCTAAATTAAAATCAGTAGAAAATTTACTTTATgtatgtgattatttttcttttgaagccAACTTCAAGTTATGTCTAGTCACTAAAAATACTAAAGGCCACAATTTGTAAGTGATATATTATTTTCATGATAATGTTTCTTGTTTAacttaaacattattattattttcacttattttagaTGGAGCCGGACCGTGTAGAACAAATAAttagagaaacaaagagaagtaTGTTGCCAAAATTTATTCCTTAAATTTaggtttattttagaaataaaatttaataacaaaTGGCATTCCTTCTCATTGTTGGGTTAGTAGATATCACGTtaagtatttttctcttcttacacACATCTAATGaaagatatgaaaacaaaaacttcCAGAGAGAAGACTGTCCTTGTGCACCATAAATTCATCACATCCCATAGCTTCAAAAATTCCCAAGAAGTCTATGCATCTCTTTTTCACTGGCTCTACACTTTCTTAAGTTTTGCCATCCTCATGGAACTGTCAGCCAGCACCCTGAAACgattctcagaaaacaaaggcaTCATCAAGTTCTCAGGGTTTTGGTAGAGATTGAAGGCCAACAGATGTCAAATTCATTCAGAAATACTTAGCTGAGCAATAACCCTTCATAAGCAGTCACTTGACAAGTGACATTTTAAATCTCCTGTCATTTACTGTGTCATTGGCTTACGTCTGTTCTCAGGAAAAGTTCCAACTTTTTCAC includes the following:
- the LOC139358552 gene encoding ankyrin repeat domain-containing protein 18A-like, which encodes MLKEQILNLKTHMENNMVELGKVQEYKSELDKKAMQAIEKLEEIHLQTQAQHEKQLEQLSKDNMASLNKKELTLKDVECKFSEMKTAYEEVTTELEEYKEAFAAALKANNSMSKKITKSNKKIAMISAKLLVEKERMKHFLSTLPTRRDPESPCVGNLTSRGLNRKYVPQTPIRIPTSNPQTSNNCKNYFTEMEPDRVEQIIRETKRTVAVLDTFTRLLSSTESTVEPYFAW